In Bradyrhizobium erythrophlei, a single genomic region encodes these proteins:
- a CDS encoding invasion associated locus B family protein, with protein sequence MGPSKHPTTSSAAPRGSAGARWIAAMAAASAVLCWLGFAAPANAQGAVRSVHGDWQIRCDTPPGAQTEQCALIQSVVAEDRSNAGLTVIVLKTADQKSKLMRVVAPLGVLLPSGLGLKLDNVDVGRAGFVRCLPNGCVAEVVMDDKLLGQLKSAKTATFIIFETPEEGIGFPLSLNGLGEGYDKLP encoded by the coding sequence ATGGGGCCTTCGAAACACCCGACCACCAGTTCCGCTGCTCCCCGTGGGTCCGCCGGGGCGCGATGGATCGCGGCAATGGCGGCTGCGTCAGCCGTTTTGTGCTGGCTGGGCTTCGCCGCGCCGGCCAACGCCCAAGGCGCCGTGCGCTCGGTCCATGGCGACTGGCAAATCCGCTGCGATACACCTCCCGGCGCGCAAACCGAGCAATGTGCACTCATTCAGAGCGTGGTAGCCGAGGACCGCTCCAACGCTGGCCTGACCGTGATCGTGCTCAAGACCGCCGACCAGAAGAGCAAGCTGATGCGGGTGGTCGCACCGCTCGGCGTGCTCCTGCCCTCCGGGCTTGGCCTGAAGCTCGACAATGTCGACGTGGGACGGGCCGGCTTTGTCCGCTGCCTGCCTAATGGCTGCGTGGCCGAAGTCGTCATGGACGACAAGCTGTTAGGCCAGCTCAAGAGCGCCAAGACCGCGACTTTCATCATCTTCGAGACGCCTGAGGAGGGCATCGGCTTTCCGCTGAGCCTGAACGGGCTCGGCGAGGGTTACGACAAATTACCGTGA
- the tldD gene encoding metalloprotease TldD, which yields MTPPTSLLDRAHLDRDSVRQQIGRGLAGADDGELFLEYSQTEALMFDNGRLKQATYDTSQGFGLRAVKDDAVGYAHSSDVSLPALIRAADAVSAVRGGYSGAFAAAPAHTNVRLYGDENPLDAPGFETKVKLLAEIDAYVREKEPRVRQVTVSLGATWQVVEILRPDGESYRDIRPLVRVNISVVAGQGSRQESGSRGYGGREGYARFIETKAWREAADGAIREALVNLESVPAPAGEMDVVLGAGWPGVMLHEAVGHGLEGDFNRKKTSAFAGLMGQQVAAKGVTVVDDGTMASRRGSLSIDDEGTPTNRTVLIEDGVLVGYMQDRQNARLMNMKPTGNGRRQGYAHVPMPRMTNTYMLSGDRDPAEILASVKNGIFAANFGGGQVDITSGKYVFQCTEAYRIENGKVGAPLKGAMLIGNGPTDLHRITMIGNDLALDTGIGTCGKNGQGVPVGVGQPTLRMERITVGGTGA from the coding sequence ATGACGCCCCCCACCTCGCTCCTCGACCGCGCCCACCTCGATCGTGATTCAGTCCGCCAGCAGATCGGCCGCGGACTTGCCGGCGCCGACGATGGCGAGTTGTTCCTCGAATACAGCCAGACCGAAGCCTTGATGTTCGACAACGGCCGGCTGAAGCAGGCGACCTATGACACCAGCCAGGGGTTCGGCCTGCGCGCGGTGAAGGATGACGCGGTCGGCTATGCGCACTCCTCCGACGTTTCGCTGCCGGCCTTGATCCGTGCGGCGGATGCGGTCTCCGCCGTCCGCGGCGGCTATAGCGGCGCGTTTGCGGCGGCGCCGGCACATACCAATGTGCGGCTTTACGGCGATGAGAATCCGCTGGATGCGCCGGGCTTCGAGACCAAGGTCAAGCTGCTCGCCGAAATCGACGCCTATGTGCGCGAAAAGGAGCCGCGAGTCCGCCAGGTCACGGTCAGTCTGGGCGCCACCTGGCAGGTGGTCGAGATCCTGCGGCCCGATGGCGAGAGCTATCGCGACATCCGCCCGCTGGTGCGGGTCAATATTTCGGTGGTCGCGGGCCAGGGCAGCCGTCAGGAAAGCGGCTCGCGCGGTTATGGCGGCCGCGAGGGCTATGCCCGCTTCATCGAGACCAAGGCGTGGCGTGAGGCCGCCGACGGCGCGATCCGCGAGGCGCTGGTCAATCTGGAATCGGTGCCGGCGCCCGCGGGCGAAATGGACGTGGTTCTGGGCGCCGGTTGGCCCGGCGTGATGCTGCACGAAGCCGTCGGCCACGGCCTCGAAGGCGATTTCAATCGTAAGAAGACTAGCGCCTTTGCCGGGTTGATGGGCCAGCAGGTGGCCGCCAAAGGCGTCACCGTGGTCGATGACGGCACCATGGCTTCAAGGCGAGGCTCGCTCTCGATCGACGACGAGGGCACGCCGACCAACCGCACCGTGTTGATCGAGGACGGCGTCCTCGTCGGCTACATGCAGGACCGGCAGAATGCGCGGCTGATGAACATGAAGCCGACCGGCAACGGCCGCCGCCAGGGTTATGCCCACGTGCCGATGCCGCGGATGACCAACACCTACATGCTGTCCGGCGACCGCGATCCGGCCGAGATTCTGGCGTCGGTCAAGAACGGCATCTTTGCCGCCAATTTCGGCGGTGGCCAGGTCGACATCACCTCCGGCAAATACGTCTTCCAGTGCACCGAGGCCTATCGGATCGAGAACGGCAAGGTGGGCGCGCCGTTGAAGGGCGCGATGCTGATCGGCAACGGACCGACCGACCTGCATCGCATCACCATGATCGGCAACGACCTCGCACTCGACACCGGGATCGGGACCTGTGGCAAGAACGGCCAGGGCGTTCCGGTCGGTGTCGGCCAGCCGACGCTGCGGATGGAACGTATTACGGTTGGAGGCACCGGCGCATGA
- the lepB gene encoding signal peptidase I has translation MTMERQTIATRARGWGAQLLQFLAALGLVFLAKGAIAEPFYVPSGSMEPTLLIGDALLASKFPYGYGTASLPIQINLPETGRIFGNAPKRGDVVVFRWPGDRSQAWVKRVVGLPGDRIQMRQGQLFINDRAASLKPDGIGEVEDERGGYEPARRYIETLPGGVSHAIFKIRDNGRLDNTAEVTVPEGYLFVMGDNRDNSADSRVPLRDGGVGMLPIDDLVGRADAVIGSWDLGIREQPVWTWLSGFRLARFFTSVR, from the coding sequence ATGACCATGGAACGGCAAACAATCGCCACGCGCGCGCGCGGCTGGGGCGCCCAACTGCTTCAGTTTCTCGCGGCGCTCGGACTGGTGTTCCTGGCCAAGGGCGCGATCGCCGAGCCGTTCTATGTCCCTTCGGGGTCGATGGAGCCGACGCTTCTGATTGGCGACGCGCTGCTCGCCTCGAAATTCCCTTACGGCTACGGCACCGCCTCGCTGCCGATCCAGATCAACCTGCCGGAGACCGGGCGCATCTTCGGCAACGCGCCCAAGCGCGGCGATGTCGTGGTGTTCCGCTGGCCCGGCGACCGCTCGCAGGCCTGGGTCAAGCGCGTCGTCGGCCTTCCAGGCGACCGCATTCAAATGCGCCAGGGACAACTCTTCATCAATGATCGCGCGGCTTCGCTGAAGCCTGACGGCATCGGCGAAGTGGAAGACGAGCGCGGCGGATACGAACCGGCGCGCCGCTACATCGAAACGCTGCCGGGCGGCGTCAGCCACGCGATTTTCAAGATTCGCGACAACGGACGGCTCGACAACACCGCCGAAGTCACGGTGCCGGAAGGCTATCTGTTCGTCATGGGCGACAACCGCGACAACTCCGCCGACAGCCGCGTGCCGCTGCGCGATGGCGGCGTCGGAATGTTGCCGATCGATGATCTGGTCGGACGCGCCGATGCCGTGATCGGCTCGTGGGATCTGGGCATCCGCGAACAGCCGGTATGGACGTGGCTGTCCGGCTTCCGTCTCGCGAGGTTCTTCACGTCGGTGCGCTAG
- a CDS encoding MmcQ/YjbR family DNA-binding protein has protein sequence MTFDEVQKFALAWPEVEQGMSYGTPALKVRKKLLVRLKEDGDSLVIPGVPHEEREMLVEREPKVFYFTDHYRDYPIVLARLSRAKRASIEPLLRRQWQALASKAALARQGRQ, from the coding sequence ATGACTTTCGACGAGGTCCAGAAATTTGCGTTGGCCTGGCCCGAAGTCGAGCAGGGCATGTCCTATGGAACGCCTGCGCTGAAGGTCCGCAAGAAATTGCTGGTGCGGCTCAAGGAAGACGGCGACAGTCTGGTGATCCCTGGTGTGCCGCACGAGGAACGCGAGATGCTGGTGGAAAGAGAACCGAAGGTTTTCTATTTCACCGATCACTACAGAGACTACCCGATCGTGCTGGCTCGGTTATCCAGGGCCAAACGCGCGAGCATTGAACCGCTGCTGCGCCGGCAATGGCAGGCACTGGCATCAAAGGCCGCGCTTGCCCGGCAAGGCCGACAGTAG
- a CDS encoding GDCCVxC domain-containing (seleno)protein: MQLESTLTCPKCGFQALEQMPLDACQFFYVCKGCGEKLKPQPGDCCVFCSYGSVPCPPVQQHGKGSCCD, from the coding sequence ATGCAGCTCGAATCAACCCTGACTTGCCCGAAATGCGGCTTCCAGGCTCTCGAACAGATGCCGCTCGATGCGTGTCAGTTCTTCTATGTCTGCAAGGGCTGCGGCGAGAAGCTCAAGCCGCAGCCGGGCGATTGCTGCGTGTTCTGCTCTTACGGATCGGTGCCTTGTCCGCCGGTGCAGCAGCACGGCAAGGGGTCGTGCTGCGATTGA
- a CDS encoding cytochrome c biogenesis CcdA family protein — MTALALAFAAGILSILSPCVLPLVPIVLGAAVTAHPLGAVALASGLALSFTGLGLLLALVGFGLGIDAGMFRFAAAAIMIALGAVLLVPSWQARLAGAGGPFSAWADRRFGGFAASSLAGQFGIGLLLGAVWSPCVGPTLGAASLLASQGHDLAKVALTMLVFGIGAGLPLVLLGLLSRATLMRVRTNLMSAGKLGKGLLGAAFIVIGVTIVSGADRRIEAALVEASPQWLTDLTTSF, encoded by the coding sequence GTGACCGCGCTCGCGCTGGCGTTCGCCGCCGGGATATTGTCGATCCTGTCGCCTTGCGTATTGCCGCTGGTGCCGATTGTGCTCGGCGCCGCCGTCACGGCCCATCCGCTTGGCGCCGTCGCCCTGGCTTCCGGGCTCGCTCTGTCCTTCACCGGGCTCGGCCTCCTGCTCGCTTTGGTGGGATTTGGGCTCGGCATCGATGCGGGCATGTTTCGTTTCGCCGCCGCCGCGATCATGATCGCGCTCGGTGCAGTCCTGCTGGTGCCGTCATGGCAGGCGCGCCTCGCAGGCGCCGGAGGTCCATTCTCGGCCTGGGCCGATCGGCGGTTCGGCGGCTTTGCGGCGTCTAGCCTCGCCGGCCAATTCGGAATTGGCCTCTTGCTCGGCGCGGTCTGGTCGCCCTGCGTCGGCCCGACGTTGGGAGCCGCCTCGCTTCTCGCCTCACAAGGTCACGATCTCGCGAAAGTGGCGCTGACCATGCTGGTGTTCGGTATCGGGGCCGGCCTGCCGCTGGTTTTGCTCGGCCTGTTGTCGCGCGCCACCTTGATGCGCGTCCGCACCAACCTGATGTCGGCAGGTAAACTCGGCAAAGGCCTGTTGGGCGCGGCCTTCATCGTCATCGGCGTTACGATCGTCAGCGGCGCCGACAGGCGGATCGAAGCCGCACTGGTTGAAGCCTCGCCGCAGTGGCTGACGGATTTGACGACGTCGTTCTGA
- a CDS encoding thioredoxin family protein: MIMTRRFLNGALVAGALAVAVSFAPSWANTAAPFSMDAFKAAQASGSPILVEIHADWCPTCKAQNPILDKLTSAAKFKDLKIFRVDFDAQKPAVKEFGAQMQSTLIVFKGTAEQGRSVGDTKEASIEALLNKSL; encoded by the coding sequence ATGATCATGACGCGCAGATTTTTGAACGGAGCCCTGGTCGCAGGCGCCCTGGCTGTTGCCGTATCGTTTGCACCCTCCTGGGCCAACACGGCTGCTCCTTTCTCGATGGACGCATTCAAGGCCGCGCAGGCCTCCGGCAGCCCGATCCTGGTCGAAATTCACGCCGACTGGTGTCCGACCTGCAAGGCGCAGAACCCCATTCTCGACAAGCTGACGTCGGCCGCGAAATTCAAGGATCTGAAAATCTTCCGCGTCGATTTCGATGCCCAGAAGCCCGCGGTCAAGGAGTTCGGTGCGCAGATGCAATCGACGCTGATCGTCTTCAAGGGCACGGCCGAGCAGGGGCGTTCGGTCGGCGATACCAAGGAAGCTTCGATCGAGGCTTTGCTCAACAAGAGCCTTTGA
- a CDS encoding PAN domain-containing protein, with amino-acid sequence MWGGRLLLACLGTLVLLAVTTGSRPAQAQANFDRPGGDYQSAPVPSGDPADCALVCERDRRCRAWSFNYPNDISHPAVCWLKNSVPARVADDCCISGVRGAGVVEPRNGTEETSIDRAGGDYRSFELKRGEREEACKAACGADNKCRAWTYARPGYVSREPHCFLKKEIKPPRRKPGFTSGVVR; translated from the coding sequence ATGTGGGGAGGCCGCCTGCTGCTGGCGTGTTTGGGCACGCTCGTTCTCTTGGCCGTCACGACCGGCAGCCGACCGGCGCAAGCGCAAGCCAATTTCGATCGTCCCGGCGGCGACTACCAGAGCGCGCCTGTCCCCTCGGGTGACCCGGCCGATTGTGCGCTGGTCTGCGAGCGTGACCGCCGTTGCCGCGCCTGGAGCTTCAACTATCCGAACGATATTTCGCATCCGGCGGTCTGCTGGCTGAAAAATAGCGTGCCGGCGCGCGTCGCCGACGACTGCTGCATTTCGGGCGTGCGTGGCGCCGGCGTGGTCGAGCCGCGCAATGGCACGGAGGAAACCTCGATCGATCGCGCGGGCGGCGATTATCGTAGTTTTGAACTCAAGCGCGGCGAGCGCGAGGAGGCCTGCAAAGCCGCCTGCGGCGCCGACAACAAGTGCCGGGCCTGGACCTATGCGCGCCCGGGATATGTTAGCCGGGAACCTCACTGTTTTTTGAAGAAGGAAATCAAGCCGCCGCGGCGCAAGCCCGGCTTTACCTCCGGCGTGGTCAGGTAA
- a CDS encoding glutamate--cysteine ligase: protein MARDQIDMTPLQSRDELVAWLEDGVKQPSEFRIGTEHEKTPFTLVGHQPVPYEGARGIGALLEGMQLLLGWEPIMECGNIIGLYDVTGGGAISLEPGGQFELSGAPVETVHQTQSELMAHLAQVREIATPLGIGFLGLGMTPSWSRAQVPVMPKGRYKIMSNYMPKVGRYGLDMMFRTCTVQTNLDFSSEADMVKKLRVSLALQPVATALFANSPFTEGKPNGFLSFRSEIWRDTDNARAGMLPWAFEDGMGFERWVDYALDVPMYFVKRGENYIDVSGSSFRDFFAGKNPALPGERPMLSDWANHLSTIFPEVRLKRYLEMRGADGVPWDRLPALPAFWVGLLYDDTSLNAAWDIVKGWTALERQSLRDDVPRLGFKARIKGRYIFEVAKECLVLAHSGLRRRGRSDHSGRDETRYLEPLDRIIDAGHTPAEEMLAKFNGPWGRSVEPAYSEYAF from the coding sequence ATGGCGCGTGACCAGATCGATATGACGCCCCTTCAGTCGCGCGACGAACTCGTTGCCTGGCTTGAGGACGGCGTAAAGCAGCCTTCCGAGTTTCGAATCGGGACCGAGCACGAAAAGACCCCGTTTACGTTGGTCGGTCATCAGCCCGTGCCTTACGAAGGCGCGCGCGGCATCGGTGCGCTGCTGGAGGGCATGCAGCTCCTGCTCGGCTGGGAACCGATCATGGAGTGCGGCAACATCATCGGGCTGTATGACGTCACCGGCGGCGGGGCGATTTCGCTTGAGCCCGGCGGGCAGTTCGAATTGTCGGGCGCGCCGGTGGAAACCGTGCATCAGACCCAGAGCGAACTGATGGCCCACCTGGCGCAGGTGCGCGAAATCGCAACGCCTTTGGGAATCGGCTTTCTTGGTCTCGGCATGACGCCGTCCTGGTCGCGGGCGCAGGTCCCCGTGATGCCCAAGGGGCGCTACAAGATCATGAGCAACTACATGCCGAAGGTCGGCCGCTACGGCCTCGACATGATGTTCCGCACCTGCACGGTGCAGACCAATCTCGACTTCTCCTCCGAAGCCGACATGGTCAAGAAGCTCCGCGTATCGCTGGCGTTGCAGCCGGTGGCGACCGCACTGTTCGCCAATTCGCCCTTTACCGAAGGCAAGCCGAACGGCTTTTTGTCGTTTCGTTCGGAAATCTGGCGCGACACCGACAATGCGCGGGCCGGCATGCTGCCGTGGGCATTCGAGGACGGCATGGGGTTCGAGCGCTGGGTCGACTATGCGCTCGACGTGCCGATGTATTTTGTCAAGCGCGGCGAGAACTATATCGACGTTTCCGGCTCGTCATTCCGTGACTTCTTCGCAGGAAAAAATCCGGCGCTCCCCGGCGAGCGCCCGATGCTGTCGGACTGGGCCAACCACCTTTCGACGATTTTTCCGGAAGTGCGGTTGAAGCGTTACCTGGAAATGCGCGGCGCCGATGGTGTGCCCTGGGATCGTCTGCCGGCGCTACCGGCCTTCTGGGTCGGGCTGCTCTATGACGACACCAGCCTGAACGCGGCCTGGGACATCGTCAAAGGCTGGACGGCTCTCGAGCGGCAGTCATTGCGGGACGATGTCCCGCGTCTTGGCTTCAAGGCCAGGATCAAGGGCCGCTATATCTTCGAAGTCGCCAAGGAATGCCTGGTGCTGGCGCATTCGGGATTGCGCCGGCGCGGCCGCTCCGACCACTCTGGCCGCGACGAGACGCGTTATCTGGAGCCGCTCGACCGGATCATCGATGCCGGCCACACGCCGGCCGAAGAGATGCTCGCCAAGTTCAACGGCCCTTGGGGCCGTTCGGTCGAACCGGCCTACAGCGAATACGCCTTCTAG
- a CDS encoding MarR family winged helix-turn-helix transcriptional regulator codes for MKRKPSTEATAAWIRLMRVQSRVLNCVEQDLKKAGFPPLAWYDALLELSRAPAGELRPVELEKQMLLPQYSTSRLIDRLVDEGLAVRRECKIDKRGQFVEITEAGRELQKKMWGAYSAGIEKHVGSKLSDADAVKLCGLLDRLGCCAGGEIPSLAAKDGAPTR; via the coding sequence ATGAAACGCAAACCATCGACGGAAGCGACCGCCGCCTGGATTCGCCTGATGCGGGTCCAGAGCCGGGTGCTCAATTGCGTCGAACAGGATTTGAAAAAGGCGGGCTTTCCGCCATTGGCCTGGTATGACGCGCTGCTTGAACTGTCGCGCGCGCCGGCCGGCGAGCTTCGGCCGGTGGAATTGGAAAAGCAGATGCTGCTGCCGCAATACTCGACCTCGCGGCTGATCGATCGTCTGGTCGATGAGGGGTTGGCGGTCCGCCGCGAATGCAAGATCGACAAGCGCGGCCAGTTCGTCGAGATCACCGAGGCCGGGCGCGAACTGCAAAAGAAAATGTGGGGCGCCTATTCCGCCGGGATCGAAAAGCATGTCGGCTCGAAACTGTCGGACGCCGACGCCGTCAAGCTGTGCGGCCTCCTGGACCGGCTCGGCTGCTGCGCGGGCGGGGAAATTCCCTCGCTCGCCGCAAAAGACGGCGCGCCTACCCGATGA
- the gstA gene encoding glutathione transferase GstA: MKLYYAPGACSLSPHIALLEAGLPYDLVKVDLRAKKLENGDDFLKVNAKGQVPALVLDSGELITEGPVIVQRIADQAPAKNLAPSRDSAERYKLQEWLTYINSEIHKNIGPLFNPALSDEAKGVFKDRAMGKFKYVDSKLAGQDYLMGKQFNVADGYLFVMLRWAESMKFDLSGLNNLLAYKDRVAARPKVNEALVKEGLKAA; the protein is encoded by the coding sequence ATGAAACTCTACTATGCGCCGGGAGCCTGCTCGCTCTCCCCCCATATCGCGCTTCTGGAAGCTGGCCTTCCCTACGATCTGGTCAAGGTCGATCTGCGCGCCAAAAAGCTCGAAAACGGTGACGATTTCTTGAAGGTTAACGCAAAGGGTCAGGTGCCCGCGCTGGTGCTCGACAGCGGCGAACTCATCACCGAAGGCCCAGTGATCGTGCAACGAATAGCCGACCAGGCGCCGGCCAAGAACCTGGCGCCTTCCCGCGACAGCGCCGAGCGCTACAAGCTCCAGGAATGGCTGACCTACATCAACAGCGAGATTCACAAGAACATCGGCCCGTTGTTCAACCCCGCGCTTTCGGATGAAGCCAAAGGCGTCTTCAAGGACCGCGCGATGGGAAAATTCAAATATGTCGACAGCAAACTCGCCGGGCAGGACTATCTGATGGGCAAGCAGTTCAACGTGGCCGACGGCTACCTGTTCGTGATGCTGCGCTGGGCCGAGAGCATGAAGTTCGATCTCTCGGGCCTGAACAATCTGCTGGCCTACAAGGACCGCGTCGCGGCGCGGCCGAAGGTCAACGAAGCGCTCGTCAAGGAAGGCCTGAAGGCGGCGTAA
- a CDS encoding 3-hydroxyacyl-CoA dehydrogenase NAD-binding domain-containing protein yields the protein MAFKNFKVETDADGIVLVTWDIPGRSMNVLDETTISELEEIVKQTSADAAVKGVVVTSGKEAFSGGADLSMLEGMHGRYTALFKDKGEVAANQMLFDESRRMSLIFRAIETSGKPWAAAINGLALGGAFELTLACHYRVAGENPKTRLGLPEIKVGLFPGAGGTQRVPRIVSPQDAMQMLLKGEAVTLDKAKALNLIHAIVPAADLIKAAKDWIKGGGKAVAPWDEKGFKLPGGPVYSKAGMMMFPAGNAIYRRETFDNYPAARAVMKCVYEGLQLPIDAALRVESRYFAQILRSNEAAAMIRSLFLSMQELNKGARRPQNVPPTKVKKLAVIGAGFMGASVGYVSARAGIDVVLIDRDQASADKGKAHAQSVIDDLVKKGRAKESDRDAILSRITATADYAAISDCDLVIEAVFEDRKVKAETYDKAQPLLRSDAIFASNTSTLPINSLAEEFKDQGKFIGIHFFSPVEKMMLVEIILGKNTGDVALAAALDYTRQIGKTPIVVNDSRGFFANRCVLRFTAEGLEMLMEGVPPAMIENTAKMAGMPVGPLSLSDEVALDLVLKIMKATEADLGPNAIDQAQKKLLTEMVEKQGRFGRKNAKGFYDYPEKGKGQKSLWPSLGGLQPKHLDPDTLDIEELKQRFLVVQAVEAARTVEDHVITDMREADIGSILGFGFAPFTGGTLSYIDFMGTKKFVELCHKLEAKYGSRFTPPKLLIEMAQKGETFYGRFPPKKIAAQAAE from the coding sequence ATGGCTTTCAAGAATTTCAAGGTTGAGACCGACGCCGACGGCATTGTGCTGGTCACGTGGGATATTCCCGGCCGTTCGATGAACGTGCTCGACGAGACCACGATCTCTGAACTCGAGGAGATCGTGAAGCAGACTTCGGCCGATGCGGCCGTGAAGGGCGTCGTCGTCACCTCTGGCAAGGAAGCATTTTCCGGAGGTGCTGACCTGTCGATGCTCGAAGGCATGCACGGCCGCTACACCGCGCTGTTCAAGGACAAGGGCGAAGTCGCGGCCAACCAGATGCTGTTCGACGAGAGCCGTCGGATGTCGCTGATCTTTCGCGCGATCGAAACCTCGGGCAAACCGTGGGCTGCCGCGATCAACGGCCTCGCGCTCGGTGGTGCGTTCGAACTGACGCTCGCCTGCCACTACCGCGTCGCGGGCGAAAATCCCAAGACCCGTCTCGGCCTGCCGGAGATCAAGGTCGGACTGTTCCCCGGTGCGGGCGGCACCCAGCGCGTGCCGCGTATCGTCTCGCCGCAGGATGCGATGCAGATGCTGCTGAAGGGCGAGGCTGTCACGCTCGACAAGGCCAAGGCGCTCAACTTGATCCACGCGATCGTGCCCGCCGCCGATCTGATCAAGGCGGCCAAGGACTGGATCAAGGGCGGCGGCAAGGCGGTCGCGCCCTGGGACGAAAAAGGCTTCAAGTTGCCGGGCGGTCCGGTCTATTCAAAAGCCGGCATGATGATGTTTCCGGCGGGCAATGCGATCTATCGCCGCGAAACCTTCGATAATTACCCGGCGGCGCGCGCCGTCATGAAATGCGTCTACGAAGGCCTGCAGTTGCCGATCGACGCGGCGCTCCGGGTGGAGTCGCGTTACTTCGCGCAGATTCTGCGGAGCAACGAAGCGGCCGCGATGATCCGCTCGCTGTTCCTGTCGATGCAGGAATTGAACAAGGGCGCGCGGCGTCCGCAAAACGTGCCGCCGACCAAGGTCAAGAAGCTTGCCGTGATCGGCGCCGGCTTCATGGGCGCAAGCGTCGGCTATGTCTCGGCGCGCGCCGGGATCGACGTCGTCCTGATCGATCGCGACCAGGCCAGCGCCGACAAGGGCAAGGCGCATGCGCAATCGGTCATCGACGATCTGGTCAAGAAGGGCCGCGCCAAGGAAAGCGACCGCGATGCGATCCTGTCGCGCATCACCGCCACCGCCGATTATGCCGCGATCTCGGATTGCGACCTTGTCATCGAAGCGGTGTTCGAGGACCGCAAGGTGAAGGCCGAGACCTACGACAAGGCGCAGCCGCTGCTGCGGTCCGACGCGATCTTCGCGTCCAACACCTCGACCTTGCCGATCAATTCGCTGGCCGAGGAGTTCAAGGACCAGGGCAAGTTCATCGGCATCCACTTCTTCTCGCCGGTCGAGAAGATGATGCTGGTGGAGATCATCCTCGGCAAGAACACCGGCGATGTCGCGCTCGCCGCCGCGCTCGATTACACGCGCCAGATCGGCAAGACCCCGATCGTGGTCAACGATTCCCGCGGCTTCTTCGCCAACCGCTGCGTGCTTCGGTTCACCGCCGAAGGGTTAGAGATGCTGATGGAAGGCGTGCCGCCGGCCATGATCGAGAACACCGCCAAGATGGCGGGCATGCCGGTCGGACCGCTGTCGCTGTCGGACGAAGTCGCGCTCGATCTCGTGCTCAAGATCATGAAGGCGACCGAGGCCGATCTCGGTCCGAATGCGATCGACCAGGCGCAGAAGAAGCTCCTGACCGAGATGGTCGAAAAGCAGGGCCGCTTCGGCCGCAAGAACGCCAAGGGCTTTTACGACTATCCGGAAAAGGGCAAGGGCCAGAAAAGCCTTTGGCCCTCGCTCGGTGGACTCCAGCCCAAACACCTCGATCCCGATACGCTCGATATCGAGGAATTGAAGCAGCGCTTCCTGGTGGTACAGGCGGTCGAGGCCGCGCGCACGGTGGAAGACCACGTCATCACCGATATGCGCGAGGCGGATATCGGTTCAATCCTCGGTTTCGGCTTCGCGCCGTTCACCGGCGGCACGCTGTCCTATATCGACTTCATGGGAACGAAGAAGTTCGTCGAACTCTGCCACAAGCTCGAGGCTAAATACGGTTCGCGCTTCACGCCGCCGAAGCTTCTGATCGAGATGGCGCAAAAAGGCGAGACGTTCTACGGCCGTTTCCCGCCGAAGAAGATCGCCGCGCAGGCCGCGGAGTAG